In Clostridium sp. DL-VIII, the following proteins share a genomic window:
- a CDS encoding solute:sodium symporter family transporter codes for MLTIISFLFCIILVATVTYRKLKGQKNNSKDSYFLGGRSLTGGVIGASLLLTNLSASNFVGMSAQAYSSNMSVMGWEVGSGVTLVIVALFLLPRYLKQGVTTVPDFLEERFDSGVKKIVSILFLLGYVSNLLPITLYSGAIALAQIFNVQETFGISYTASVWIMVWVIGIIGFIYAILGGLKAVAVSDTLNGIGLAIGGLMVPIFGLIYFGHGSFSTGLSNILANNAEKFNAIGTSHDPIPFGTIFTGMILVNLYYWGTDQAIIQRALAAKNLAEGQKGIIFAGLLKVLTPLVVIIPGIIAFHIYGAGVKNPDLLYSRLVNDVLPKPLIGFFAAAMFGSVLSVFNGVLNSASTLFALNVYSPVFGKGKSDKEIISKGKLFGLILAIISMTIAPFIMYAPQGLFEYLQTVNGFFNVPIFTIVFIGYVTKKVPAIAAKISIVLFVLTYGTLQLVIKPDIHYLYQLAILFVVSCIIMLVIGKIRPRATEYTLKDNNVVDIKPWKYRYEACGFVIFFMISMYIVCSKLGFANEGGISIRTLIPIALVAAIMYGLVKIIKARSLGHRKDGYEELNYNNVKEGI; via the coding sequence ATGTTAACCATTATTTCATTTTTATTTTGTATCATATTGGTAGCAACCGTTACCTATCGTAAATTAAAAGGACAGAAAAATAATTCAAAGGATTCTTACTTCTTAGGTGGACGTAGTTTAACAGGTGGCGTTATTGGTGCATCTTTATTACTTACAAATTTAAGTGCATCTAACTTTGTTGGGATGAGCGCTCAGGCTTATAGCAGTAATATGAGCGTTATGGGCTGGGAAGTTGGTTCTGGTGTCACCCTTGTAATTGTAGCTTTATTTTTACTTCCAAGATATTTAAAACAAGGGGTTACAACTGTACCCGATTTTCTTGAAGAACGTTTTGATTCAGGTGTTAAAAAGATAGTTTCAATATTATTTTTATTAGGTTATGTTTCAAATTTACTTCCAATCACTCTTTATTCAGGTGCTATTGCACTAGCTCAAATATTTAACGTTCAGGAAACCTTTGGTATAAGCTATACAGCTAGTGTTTGGATTATGGTTTGGGTTATCGGTATAATAGGATTTATTTATGCTATACTTGGTGGATTAAAAGCAGTTGCAGTATCTGATACCTTAAACGGTATAGGACTAGCTATTGGTGGATTAATGGTACCTATATTCGGACTTATTTATTTTGGTCATGGCAGCTTTTCTACTGGATTGTCTAATATATTAGCAAATAATGCTGAAAAGTTTAATGCCATAGGAACATCACATGATCCAATACCTTTTGGAACTATATTTACAGGAATGATTTTAGTTAACCTTTATTATTGGGGAACAGATCAAGCAATTATTCAAAGAGCATTAGCAGCTAAAAACTTAGCAGAAGGCCAAAAAGGAATAATTTTTGCAGGTCTTTTAAAAGTATTAACGCCTTTAGTCGTTATAATACCTGGAATTATAGCTTTTCATATTTATGGAGCAGGAGTTAAAAACCCAGATTTATTATATTCAAGACTAGTAAATGATGTATTACCAAAACCATTAATTGGTTTCTTTGCAGCAGCTATGTTTGGTTCAGTATTAAGCGTATTTAATGGAGTTTTAAATAGTGCTTCAACTTTATTTGCATTAAATGTATATAGTCCTGTATTTGGAAAGGGCAAATCTGATAAAGAAATTATATCAAAAGGTAAATTGTTTGGACTTATTTTAGCTATAATTTCTATGACTATAGCACCATTTATAATGTATGCACCACAAGGATTATTTGAATACTTACAAACAGTTAATGGATTCTTCAATGTTCCTATATTTACAATAGTATTCATTGGTTATGTGACAAAGAAAGTTCCAGCTATAGCTGCTAAAATATCTATAGTATTATTTGTATTAACTTATGGAACACTCCAATTAGTAATAAAGCCAGATATACATTATCTTTATCAATTAGCTATTTTATTTGTAGTAAGCTGTATAATCATGCTGGTTATCGGCAAAATAAGACCAAGAGCTACAGAATATACGTTAAAAGATAATAACGTTGTAGATATAAAACCATGGAAATACCGTTATGAAGCTTGCGGATTTGTAATATTCTTTATGATATCAATGTATATAGTCTGCTCAAAGTTAGGATTTGCTAACGAAGGTGGAATAAGTATTAGAACCTTGATTCCTATAGCTTTAGTTGCTGCTATAATGTATGGACTAGTAAAGATTATAAAAGCAAGATCTTTAGGACATAGAAAGGATGGTTATGAAGAATTAAATTATAATAATGTAAAGGAAGGAATATAA
- a CDS encoding LysR substrate-binding domain-containing protein has protein sequence MTIRDLEIFVEVCTQMSMSKAAQKLYISPSSVSQSISALENEYNTKLFERLSKKLYLTSNGKELLFHAKQLLYDLGQMNLKMRNLSYQGLVRIGVCTTIGHKLIYPILEKFQNLYPSVNIQVEIGNSSHIEEKILSYDLDVAIIQMESPCSELTYIDFLDDKLILVCHPENHLAEQTIKINQLRSEPIIAREPGSRTQKMLQDIFDESHIIPNVTWICKSIDSIKEAVIHNKGIALLSQYLIQDELKNRKIAKINLEEYNCKRKFYVSYHKNKHLTEYMHNFIMLCSAIKEENLQKM, from the coding sequence TTGACAATTCGTGATTTAGAAATATTTGTAGAAGTTTGTACTCAAATGAGCATGAGTAAAGCTGCTCAAAAATTATATATATCGCCATCATCCGTCAGCCAGTCAATATCAGCGCTGGAGAATGAATATAATACAAAGTTATTTGAGCGATTATCTAAAAAACTATATTTGACTTCTAATGGAAAGGAATTGCTTTTTCATGCAAAACAATTATTATATGATTTAGGGCAAATGAACTTAAAAATGAGAAATCTTTCATATCAAGGACTAGTACGAATTGGGGTTTGTACCACAATTGGTCATAAACTGATTTATCCGATATTAGAGAAATTCCAGAACCTTTATCCTTCTGTAAATATTCAAGTTGAAATTGGAAATAGCTCCCACATAGAAGAAAAGATATTATCATATGATTTGGATGTAGCCATTATTCAAATGGAATCTCCTTGCAGTGAGTTAACATATATTGATTTTTTAGATGATAAACTAATACTTGTTTGCCATCCAGAAAATCACCTTGCTGAACAAACAATTAAAATTAATCAATTACGTTCGGAACCAATAATAGCCCGTGAACCTGGAAGTAGGACTCAAAAAATGCTTCAAGATATTTTTGATGAATCGCATATTATTCCTAATGTTACATGGATTTGCAAAAGTATTGATTCTATAAAAGAAGCTGTAATTCATAATAAAGGAATAGCACTTTTATCTCAATACTTAATACAAGACGAATTAAAAAACAGAAAAATAGCAAAAATAAATTTAGAAGAATATAACTGTAAAAGGAAGTTCTATGTTTCATATCATAAAAACAAGCACTTAACAGAATATATGCATAACTTTATAATGCTGTGTAGTGCAATAAAGGAGGAGAATCTCCAAAAGATGTGA
- a CDS encoding alkaline phosphatase family protein: MQKILIVVIDGCSPEYFTLENAPNIYSLCEQRGFIKNIYGAVPTVTNVNHASILSGLWPNETQMVGNFFYDHITGKSGFIQEKGFMKATTILQHIKSIGGKTALLTVKGKILEVYGEDVDLRISAEKPALNLLEQLGISMPPKIQSVESSKWILDAAYTCIQKESPEIVYCTTNDYIMHHYGPNSEQAKKQINDIDNCIKKIYELEPPRQIYITADHGMNKKTTLVNFQNLSEQAGFHVVCVPPIKDRYIENHGYQEGGTLYVYMKNADEMEKYLQFVSAQISVDKVLNKKEAAELYHLPINSIGDYVIFASEDYAFAEIEGIYLNTKDVRTHGSLYEMKIPLAAINPAASKEKYQFSKDITSNILQLLSR, encoded by the coding sequence ATGCAAAAAATATTGATTGTTGTCATTGATGGGTGCTCTCCAGAGTATTTTACTTTGGAAAATGCACCAAATATTTATAGTTTATGTGAACAAAGAGGGTTCATAAAAAATATTTATGGTGCAGTTCCTACAGTAACCAACGTTAATCACGCTTCTATTCTGTCAGGACTTTGGCCAAATGAGACACAAATGGTAGGAAATTTTTTTTATGATCACATAACAGGAAAGTCTGGATTTATACAAGAGAAAGGATTTATGAAGGCTACTACAATATTACAGCACATTAAAAGTATTGGTGGTAAAACTGCTTTATTGACAGTAAAAGGAAAGATTCTTGAAGTATATGGAGAAGATGTTGATTTAAGAATTAGTGCTGAAAAGCCTGCTCTTAACCTTTTAGAGCAGCTAGGCATTTCTATGCCGCCAAAAATACAAAGTGTAGAAAGTAGCAAATGGATTTTAGATGCAGCCTACACGTGCATACAAAAAGAATCTCCTGAAATAGTGTACTGCACTACTAACGACTATATTATGCATCATTATGGGCCAAACTCTGAACAGGCTAAAAAGCAAATAAACGATATTGATAACTGTATCAAAAAAATATACGAATTAGAACCACCCCGCCAGATTTATATTACTGCTGATCATGGAATGAATAAAAAAACTACTCTTGTAAATTTTCAAAATTTATCTGAACAAGCAGGTTTTCATGTTGTATGCGTACCTCCAATAAAAGATAGATATATTGAAAATCATGGGTATCAGGAAGGTGGAACACTTTATGTATATATGAAAAATGCAGATGAAATGGAAAAGTATCTTCAATTTGTGTCTGCTCAAATATCAGTTGACAAAGTTTTGAACAAAAAAGAAGCTGCTGAACTTTATCATTTGCCAATAAATAGTATAGGAGACTACGTCATTTTTGCCTCTGAAGATTATGCATTTGCCGAAATTGAAGGTATTTATTTAAATACTAAAGACGTACGAACTCACGGCTCCCTTTATGAAATGAAAATACCTTTAGCAGCAATTAATCCTGCTGCATCAAAAGAAAAGTATCAATTCAGTAAAGATATAACTTCAAATATTTTGCAATTGTTATCTAGATAG
- a CDS encoding NAD(P)-dependent oxidoreductase: MKILIVGYFTETSKSNIVRHFPEDWDIVIVQPGKEMLHHIEDCQVLIPEHIKVDCSLLSIAKKLTLVQTGAGFDNVDIDACTQYGIWAANAAGVNAQAVAEHVMALILSYYKNIPFLDSFMKNRIDENELQYTGSELKGKTIGIIGFGAIGKKVAEFCRVFDMNVLAYARNPVVQSDSFVKMTDFDTLVSASDIVSVHVSLNQQTKQLINKEVFKKMKNTALFVNTARGGIVNERELIDALKNRDISGACLDVFEFEPLPIESELRNLRNVILTPHTAGLPDGLKFHKKRYDFFVNNIKRVENGEEPESKLNQL, encoded by the coding sequence ATGAAAATTCTTATAGTCGGATATTTTACTGAGACCTCAAAATCAAATATTGTAAGGCATTTTCCAGAAGACTGGGACATTGTAATTGTCCAGCCCGGAAAAGAAATGTTGCATCACATTGAAGATTGTCAGGTACTCATACCTGAACATATTAAAGTAGATTGCAGTTTGCTTTCTATAGCAAAAAAATTAACGTTAGTACAGACGGGTGCAGGATTTGACAATGTAGATATAGATGCCTGTACGCAGTACGGCATTTGGGCCGCCAATGCTGCGGGAGTTAATGCACAGGCAGTTGCCGAACACGTAATGGCGCTCATATTGTCTTATTATAAAAACATACCGTTTCTTGATTCTTTCATGAAGAATAGGATAGATGAAAATGAATTGCAGTATACAGGGAGTGAATTAAAAGGCAAAACCATCGGGATTATAGGCTTTGGCGCCATCGGTAAAAAAGTAGCTGAGTTTTGCAGGGTTTTTGATATGAATGTTCTGGCTTATGCTAGAAATCCCGTTGTACAGTCTGACAGTTTTGTGAAAATGACGGATTTCGATACTCTTGTAAGCGCATCGGACATAGTAAGTGTACATGTATCCTTGAATCAGCAAACCAAACAGCTGATCAACAAAGAGGTATTCAAGAAAATGAAGAATACTGCACTTTTTGTCAATACAGCCCGCGGCGGAATTGTCAACGAAAGAGAGTTGATAGATGCATTAAAAAATAGGGACATTTCAGGAGCATGCCTTGATGTGTTTGAATTTGAACCTCTTCCAATTGAAAGTGAACTCCGAAATCTAAGAAATGTTATACTTACTCCTCATACAGCAGGCTTGCCTGATGGTCTCAAATTCCATAAAAAAAGATATGATTTCTTCGTGAATAATATAAAGCGTGTAGAGAATGGTGAAGAGCCTGAAAGCAAGCTCAATCAGTTATAG
- a CDS encoding LysR family transcriptional regulator, translating into MEFRQLNAFITVAKLSNFTKAAFELGYSQSAITAQIQQLEKELGVNLFERLGKNISLTSEGEQFLVYAKQIINLCDEAKNNLSTSDVVKGTLTIGANESLCAVRLPPLLKEFHERYPEIEIILKMEGNNKCKALIRENQIDVAFIIGQKISDSELITELEFPEPLVLLAAPGHPLTFKKYVYPEDIADCNIVVAEKGCGYRNLFEQSLNDAGVTPKSIMEMGSIQSIKQLTMSGLGITLLPKIAAQEELKRNELIELHLWEDSFYLTTQMVYHRNKWVSRALRAFINLSKEMMNS; encoded by the coding sequence ATGGAATTTCGTCAATTAAATGCATTTATTACCGTAGCTAAGCTGAGTAATTTTACAAAAGCAGCATTTGAACTAGGATATTCACAATCTGCTATCACTGCTCAGATACAACAGTTGGAAAAAGAATTAGGTGTTAATTTATTTGAAAGATTAGGGAAAAATATATCTTTGACTTCAGAAGGGGAGCAGTTTCTTGTTTATGCTAAACAAATAATTAATCTTTGTGATGAAGCAAAAAACAATTTAAGTACATCAGATGTAGTAAAGGGAACTTTGACAATAGGGGCTAATGAATCACTTTGTGCTGTAAGGCTTCCTCCTCTATTAAAGGAATTTCATGAGCGTTATCCGGAGATTGAAATTATTCTAAAAATGGAGGGGAATAACAAATGTAAAGCATTGATAAGAGAAAATCAGATCGATGTTGCTTTTATTATTGGTCAGAAAATCAGTGATTCTGAGTTAATTACAGAATTGGAATTTCCTGAACCTTTAGTTTTATTAGCAGCCCCAGGACATCCACTCACTTTCAAGAAATATGTTTATCCTGAAGATATTGCTGACTGTAACATAGTTGTTGCAGAAAAAGGCTGCGGTTACCGAAATCTTTTTGAACAAAGCCTCAATGATGCTGGGGTAACTCCGAAATCAATAATGGAAATGGGCAGTATTCAATCAATCAAACAATTGACAATGAGCGGACTTGGAATAACGCTGCTTCCCAAGATTGCTGCTCAGGAGGAGTTGAAACGAAATGAATTGATAGAACTTCATTTGTGGGAAGATTCCTTCTATTTGACTACGCAAATGGTATATCACAGGAATAAGTGGGTTTCAAGAGCATTAAGAGCCTTTATAAATTTGAGTAAAGAAATGATGAATAGTTAA
- a CDS encoding LysE family transporter: MFNLSALLSYVLVSTFTPGPNNIMSMTNGTNFGYKKALKFVLGATAGMAVIMLLCGYLNLFLFKLLPNIKLSMEIFSSAYIIYLAIKILKSNSNPNAINDYNINTFKSGMLMQFMNPKTILYGITVTSIFIIPYYKSSIILYLFAIFLAFVGFISMSCWTLFGSLFQKILSRHRKLFNIVMAFLLVYCALSVPDFKLLIH; encoded by the coding sequence ATGTTCAATTTATCTGCACTTTTATCTTATGTTCTTGTTTCAACTTTTACACCTGGTCCAAATAATATTATGTCTATGACAAATGGTACTAACTTTGGATATAAAAAAGCATTGAAATTTGTTCTAGGCGCTACAGCGGGTATGGCTGTGATCATGTTATTGTGTGGTTATCTCAACTTATTTTTATTTAAACTTCTTCCCAACATAAAGTTGTCTATGGAGATATTTAGTTCGGCATACATAATATATTTAGCTATCAAGATACTCAAAAGTAATTCTAACCCAAATGCAATTAATGATTACAATATCAATACATTTAAATCTGGAATGCTTATGCAATTCATGAATCCTAAAACAATACTTTATGGTATAACAGTGACTTCAATTTTTATAATACCATACTATAAATCGAGCATAATATTATACTTATTTGCTATATTCCTTGCATTCGTAGGATTTATATCGATGTCCTGCTGGACTCTTTTTGGTTCATTATTTCAAAAAATTCTTAGCCGTCATAGAAAGTTATTCAATATTGTTATGGCATTTCTCCTAGTATATTGTGCATTATCAGTTCCCGATTTTAAACTTCTAATTCATTGA
- a CDS encoding PLP-dependent aminotransferase family protein gives MNIKFSKRSDTIEASEIRELLKLIGNNNIISFGGGLPSEETFPVEEMKVICNEILSDHGGKSMQYSTSEGYDKLRKIIIEIMRERGINTDIDNILIISGSQQGLDLTAKAFIDEGDTIICESPTYLSAINAFKPFYPKFEEIFIDNEGLDPEVLEEKLKNSKNVKFLYTIPDFQNPTGVTLSFERRKSIIELANKYNILIVEDSPYSELNFTGQYLPSLKSLDTEERVIYLSTFSKIVCPGFRIGWICASKEIIKKFVLFRQGSDLHTNIFSQMQITKFFEKYDVKAHIEKNIAIYKNRRDAMLNAIKADFPKEVKYTEPNGGFFLWVTLPTYMDSKDLLKCALKNGIAFISGEAFFPNGGHKNTLRLNYTNINEAKIREGIKILSNVIKENMLPNN, from the coding sequence ATGAATATTAAATTTTCAAAAAGAAGTGATACAATTGAAGCTTCTGAAATAAGGGAGCTATTAAAATTAATAGGAAACAATAATATTATTTCATTCGGAGGTGGACTTCCTTCAGAGGAAACATTTCCGGTAGAGGAAATGAAGGTTATTTGTAATGAAATACTTTCAGACCATGGTGGAAAAAGTATGCAATACTCGACCTCTGAAGGATATGATAAGCTTAGGAAAATCATTATTGAAATTATGAGAGAAAGAGGAATCAATACAGACATAGATAATATACTGATTATTTCAGGCTCTCAGCAAGGTTTGGATCTAACTGCAAAGGCATTTATTGATGAAGGTGATACTATAATCTGCGAAAGCCCTACATATCTTTCCGCAATTAATGCCTTTAAACCTTTTTATCCAAAGTTTGAAGAGATCTTTATAGATAATGAAGGTTTAGACCCGGAAGTCTTAGAAGAAAAACTTAAAAATAGTAAAAATGTTAAGTTTCTCTATACTATACCAGATTTTCAAAATCCAACAGGAGTTACATTAAGTTTTGAACGACGAAAATCAATAATTGAGCTGGCAAACAAATATAATATTTTAATAGTTGAAGATAGTCCCTACAGTGAGTTGAATTTTACTGGGCAATATCTTCCTTCATTGAAAAGTCTTGATACTGAAGAACGAGTTATCTATCTCAGTACCTTTTCAAAAATCGTTTGTCCAGGCTTCAGAATTGGATGGATTTGTGCTTCCAAAGAAATTATAAAAAAATTTGTCTTGTTTAGACAAGGTTCAGATCTTCATACAAATATATTTTCTCAGATGCAGATAACAAAGTTCTTTGAAAAATATGATGTTAAAGCACATATAGAAAAAAATATAGCAATTTATAAAAATAGGAGGGATGCTATGCTTAATGCAATTAAAGCTGACTTTCCCAAAGAAGTTAAATATACTGAACCTAATGGAGGCTTTTTTCTCTGGGTTACACTTCCAACTTATATGGACAGCAAGGACTTACTAAAATGTGCATTGAAAAATGGTATAGCTTTTATTTCAGGCGAAGCATTTTTCCCAAATGGTGGTCATAAAAATACCTTACGCTTGAACTACACAAATATTAATGAAGCGAAAATAAGAGAAGGAATTAAAATATTATCAAATGTTATTAAAGAAAATATGCTACCAAACAATTAA